One stretch of Sander lucioperca isolate FBNREF2018 chromosome 13, SLUC_FBN_1.2, whole genome shotgun sequence DNA includes these proteins:
- the btg3 gene encoding protein BTG3, with product MRREIAAVVFLLKRLLKTGEKLESHKIDLFVERLAVALQEKFKGHWYPENPIKGEAYRCIRVNRSQRQDPELLRACRESGIQYSELELPPELTLWVDPGSVCCRVGEQNPCFSVASFSNAEEEDKDVAKVTSALERVTSDYHSGSSSDEESTRTSPFTIPKSHCAYQATWHPKKMVPGKGYIHPRPHYSFRPRSRAAHTLRPNLWVAPGYGRGRGYWDTTQDVAHCYI from the exons ATGAGGAGAGAAATTGCAGCTGTGGTATTCCTCCTGAAGAGGCTTTTGAAAACGGGGGAGAAGTTGGAATCGCACAAGATCGATCTGTTTGTTGAGAGGTTGGCTGTTGCACTGCAGGAGAAGTTCAAGGGGCACTGGTACCCTGAAAACCCCATCAAAGGAGAAGCATACAG GTGCATCCGAGTGAACAGGTCCCAAAGGCAGGATCCTGAGCTCCTTCGGGCCTGCCGAGAGAGCGGGATTCAGTACAGTGAACTGGAACTGCCCCCTGAACTCACATTGTGGGTGGACCCTGGGTCGGTCTGTTGCAG GGTCGGAGAGCAAAATCCTTGCTTCTCAGTGGCCAGCTTCTCTAACGCAGAAGAGGAGGACAAGGATGTTGCAAAAGTGACTAGTGCTTTGGAGAGGGTGACATCAGACTACCACTCGGGTTCTTCCTCTGATGAGGAGAGCACGCGCACTTCCCCCTTCACTATCCCCAAAAGCCACTGTGCTTACCAG GCTACGTGGCATCCTAAGAAGATGGTACCAGGGAAAGGTTACATCCATCCACGGCCTCACTACAGCTTCAGGCCTCGCAGCAGAGCGGCACACACTTTAAGGCCTAATCTGTGGGTCGCTCCTGGCTATGGGAGAGGGCGTGGGTACTGGGACACAACACAAGATGTGGCACATTGTTACATTTAG
- the c13h21orf91 gene encoding protein EURL homolog has protein sequence MDEEEQFVNIDLNDDNICSVCKLETETGTMSFCHVCFELSIEGVSSATLLHSKSLRGHRDCFEKCHLIANQKLSRSKVSQSAYEGMKLAFSQKLNRIIQYAQNKDSVSSNGPSRRGAKLLCYSQQSDRKLLPQSDAQVPRYTPCWDRGKATGLPDYTMGMLECHTVEELVQSDSWKGLHSRNQLSGGGQRQHRHLGHSREELTKMSVDELHQLNSQLLMQIQKVFEELTGVVQEKDSLASELHVRHIAIEQLFKNCAKLPWLHISRAGVKASSSSSGPVE, from the exons ATGGATGAAgaggagcagtttgtgaacattgATCTGAATGATGACAATATCTGCAGTGTCTGCAAGCTAGAGACGGAAACAGGGACCATGTCTTTCTGCCATGTCTGCTTTGAACTCAGCATTGAAG GTGTCTCCTCTGCTACCTTGTTGCACTCAAAGTCCTTGCGCGGCCACAGAGACTGCTTTGAGAAATGCCACCTCATCGCCAACCAGAAGCTGTCACGTTCCAAGGTCTCCCAAAGTGCCTACGAGGGCATGAAGCTGGCCTTCAGCCAGAAATTGAACCGCATCATCCAGTATGCCCAGAACAAAGACTCTGTCTCCTCCAATGGCCCCAGCAGACGAGGGGCCAAGCTTCTTTGTTACAGCCAGCAGAGTGACCGCAAGCTGCTGCCCCAGTCGGATGCCCAGGTGCCCCGCTACACGCCCTGCTGGGACAGGGGCAAGGCAACAGGGCTGCCTGATTACACCATGGGGATGTTGGAGTGCCACACAGTGGAAGAGCTGGTGCAATCCGATAGCTGGAAAGGTCTACACAGCCGGAACCAATTGTCAGGAGGAGGTCAGAGACAGCACAGGCACCTGGGCCACAGCAGAGAGGAAT tgACTAAAATGAGTGTGGACGAACTCCATCAGCTGAACTCCCAGCTACTGATGCAGATTCAaa agGTCTTTGAGGAGCTGACTGGGGTAGTGCAGGAAAAAGACTCGTTGGCGTCGGAGCTGCACGTGCGTCACATCGCCATCGAGCAGCTCTTTAAGAACTGTGCCAAACTGCCCTGGCTGCACATTAGCAGGGCCGGGGTCaaggccagcagcagcagcagcggcccTGTGGAGTGA